A segment of the Cohnella algarum genome:
TCGAAGCGCCGGCTTGAGCCGGCGCGAATGAAGCCGCAAGGGAAGGATTCCCGTCGTCATTTGTCGAATAGCACTAATCATGATGACGAAAAAACGCATTCTGATCATTACGGCCTTATTTTTGCTCGTCCTGACGGGGATTCGGATGGCCTGGGTAGCCACCAGCAGCATGCCGTCCGAACGTCCCCTTGCGGCGGAAGGCGTGCTCGATCTTCGCGGCGTTTCATTGAACGGCCCGATTTTGCTGGACGGGGAATGGATGTTTTATCCCGACCGGTTTTTGATGCGGGAGAGCGGCGCTTCGCCTGCGGGGGGAGTTCCGGTTGCCCTCCCCGGCTCCTGGAAGGGCAGCTTCGACGATCCGGACCGGACGATCGGCTACGGCTCCTTCCGGCTCCTCGTTCGGCTGGGCGATTCGGCCGAACGGGAGCTTGCGGTGGCGATGCCCAGTTCGGTTTCGGCTTCCGAGCTGTTCGTGAACGGCGTCAAGCTCGGGGCGGCGGGAACGCCGGGAACGACGGCCGAAGAAACCGACGCTTTCGAGGGCCCGTATACCGTGTCCTTCACGGCCGATGGGCCGGAAGCGGAAATCGTGATCCATGTCGCGAATTTCGGCAATGCGTTCGCGGGGGGGCTGCTCGGCTCGGTTCAATTCGGAACCGAAGACGAGGTCGTTGGGCATAAACAATTTTCCATCGCGATGCAGCTGTTCGTCTGCGTCGTCCTGATCATTCACGTGATCTATGCGCTCATTCTCTATTTCATCGGGGCGAGGCACCGGGCGGTGCTTTTGCTGGCCTTGTTAATGGTAGGAGCAAGTCTGACGGTGCTCGTTACCGATGACCAATTGCTCGTCACCTGGCTGAAATTGCCCTACGAAATCAGCATGAGGCTTTTCACGCTGAGCTATTTATGGGCGGCGGCGCTGCTCATCCTTTTCGTCCAGCGGCTATATCCGAATTTGCAGAAGCGGCCGTGGCATATTTATTACGGGGCGATTACGGCGGGCTTGACGGTTGCGGTCGCCCTGATGCCGACCGCCTACGTGCCGTTGGTCGATCAGGCGACTCTTCCCATACTGCTCGCGGGCTTTCTGTATGTACCGGTCATCACTTGGCGCGCGATGCTGACGGTCGAGAGCGACGCGATGTTTTTATGGCTCGGCTCCGTCGCCCTGGTCTTTAACCTGAGTTGGGGAATGATGAATCTGTTTACCCCCGACTTTCGCTCGCTGCATTTCTATCCGCTTGACTTGATCGTCGTCTTTTTTTCCTTCGCCTCCTATTGGTTCAGGCTGTATTTCCGGAGTTCCCAGCAGACCGCGCGGCTGGCTGCCGAGCTGCAGAAAGCGGACAAGCAAAAGAACGACTTTCTTGCCAACACCTCTCACGAACTCCGCAATCCTCTGCACGGGATGATCAATATCGCCCGCAGCGTGCTGGAGGAGCAAAGCGTTCATCCCGCCGGGAAGGAAAAGCTGGAGCTTCTGGTCACCGTGGGCAGGCGCATGTCGATTTTGCTGAACGATCTCATGGATTACGACCGTTTGCAGGGGAAGGGGCTGCGGCTCGAACCGAAAGCCGTGCGGGCGCAGGCCGCGGCCGCCGGAGTGATCGATATGATGGGCTTTATGATGGAGGGCAAGGCGGTCGAGCTGCGCAACGAAATTCCGGAATCGTTCCCTCCGATTCTCGCGGATGAAAACAGGCTCGTCCAAATTTTGTTCAATTTGCTTCACAATGCGCTCAAATTTACGACGGAGGGCCATGTGACGATTCGCGGCGTCATTCGGGGGGAGTCGGCGACGCTTGAAGTCGAAGACACCGGAATCGGCATCGAGCCCGGAGATCTGGAGAGGCTGTTTCGGCCATACGAGCAAGTCGACTCCAGCCTCACGGCGATCGGCGGGGGAATCGGGCTGGGCTTGAGCATCAGCCGGCAGCTGGCCGAGCTGCATGGCGGGACGCTGAAGGCGGAATCCGAGCCGGGCCGGGGGTCGACCTTCCGGCTTACGCTGCCCCTCGCTCCAGAGTCGGGTCGGACGGACGCTGCAACGTATCCGGTCGAGATCCGGTGGCAGACGCCCTTGGCAAATGCGGATTCCGAAGCCCTGCCGGGCCCGGGGCAGATCGCCGCGGCGGCCGAGTACGGCGAACGGATGCCGCGGGTGCTCGTCGTGGACGACGACCCGGTCAACTTGCGCATCCTTCAAGGGATGCTGCCCGGCAACCGGTACGAAGTGGCCACCGCCTATTCCGGGCACGAGGCGCTGGAGCTTATCGCCGGCGGCGAGTGGGATCTTGTCGTGGCCGACGTCATGATGCCCCGCATGTCCGGGTACGAGCTGACACGGAACATCCGAAGGCGATTCTCGATGTCCGAGCTGCCGGTGCTGCTGCTGACCGCCCGCAGCCAGCCGGAGGATATCGCGGCCGGATTCCAGGCAGGCGCGAACGATTACGTGGTCAAGCCGGCCGACATGCTGGAGCTGCAGTACCGCGTTCGCGCGCTGACCGAACTCAAGCTTACGGCGGGCGAACGGCTTCGGATGGAAGCGGCCTGGCTGCAGGCCCAGGTTCAGCCGCATTTTCTGTTCAACACGCTGAATTCCATCGCGGCGCTTAGCGAGATCGATACGGCGAGAATGCGTTCGTTGCTGGACGTGTTCGGCAAATATCTGCAGGCGAGCTTCGATTTCCGCAATTCCGAACGGGTCGTCCCGCTGGGAAGGGAACTGGAGCTGGTAAGGGCTTATCTTTACATCGAAAGGGAACGCTTCGAGGAGCGGCTCCGCGTGCGGTGGGAAGTTCCGGAGAACCTTCTCTCCCCCCTCATTCCTCCGCTTTCCGTGCAGACGGTAGTCGAGAACGCGGTTCGGCACGGCGTTTTAAAGCGAACCGAAGGCGGGACCGTGCGGATCGAAGCGCGGGATAACGGGGATCACGTCGCGATTCGGGTTTCGGACGACGGGGTCGGAATCGAAAAGCGAATTTTGACGAATATGCTGGAGGATCGGCCCGGGAGGGCCGGAGGCATCGGGCTGCTCAATACGAACCGACGTCTGCAGCAAATTTACGGCCGGGGGTTGGACATCGCGAGCGTGCCCGGCCAAGGCACGACCGTCACGATCAGGGCGGGGAAGCCTTGAACTGGAGGCAAATTCCGGATCGTGGCTTTCCGGATCGTGGCTTTCCGGGTCGGGGGCTTTCCCGGGGCTTGCAAACAAAAGGAATGACGGCCGCATACGCGCAGCGGGGTTCCGGCGAGTTGCAAAGAGACGACGAACCTCCTAAGCTTAAAGCAGATCAAAAAACTCGAAGCAAAGGAGACGGCCGCTCGTGAAAAAAAATCGTCTGGGCGCTTCCGAACTGATCGTCGGCGAAATCGGGCTCGGCTGCATGTCGCTGGGCACGGAGGAACGGAAAGCGACGGCGCTTGTCCACGAGGCGCTGGAGCTGGGCGTCAATTTTTTGGATACTGCCGATCTGTATGACGGAGGACGCAACGAGGAGCTGGTCGGCAAGGCGATCCGGGGCCGGCGGGATCGGGTGGTGCTGGCCACGAAGGTTGGCAACCGCCGGATCGCCGGGCAGGACGGCTGGGTCTGGGATCCGTCAAGGAAGCATATTCTGTCGGCCGTTAAAGAGAGCTTGCGCAGACTCGGCACGGATTACATCGACTTGTATCAGCTTCATGGGGGGACGATCGACGATCCGATCGACGAGACGATCGAGGCGTTCGAGCAATTGAAGCGGGAAGGCGTCATCCGGGAGTACGGGATTTCCTCGATCCGCCCGAACGTCATTCGGGAATATGCGGCGCGCTCTTCGGCGGTCAGCGTCATGAACCCGTACAGCATCGTAGACCGCCGGGCCGAAGAGGCCGTGCTGCCGTTGCTGGAGGAAAAAGGGATCGGCGTCATCGCCAGAGGTCCGCTTGCGAGCGGAGC
Coding sequences within it:
- a CDS encoding ATP-binding protein, whose translation is MMTKKRILIITALFLLVLTGIRMAWVATSSMPSERPLAAEGVLDLRGVSLNGPILLDGEWMFYPDRFLMRESGASPAGGVPVALPGSWKGSFDDPDRTIGYGSFRLLVRLGDSAERELAVAMPSSVSASELFVNGVKLGAAGTPGTTAEETDAFEGPYTVSFTADGPEAEIVIHVANFGNAFAGGLLGSVQFGTEDEVVGHKQFSIAMQLFVCVVLIIHVIYALILYFIGARHRAVLLLALLMVGASLTVLVTDDQLLVTWLKLPYEISMRLFTLSYLWAAALLILFVQRLYPNLQKRPWHIYYGAITAGLTVAVALMPTAYVPLVDQATLPILLAGFLYVPVITWRAMLTVESDAMFLWLGSVALVFNLSWGMMNLFTPDFRSLHFYPLDLIVVFFSFASYWFRLYFRSSQQTARLAAELQKADKQKNDFLANTSHELRNPLHGMINIARSVLEEQSVHPAGKEKLELLVTVGRRMSILLNDLMDYDRLQGKGLRLEPKAVRAQAAAAGVIDMMGFMMEGKAVELRNEIPESFPPILADENRLVQILFNLLHNALKFTTEGHVTIRGVIRGESATLEVEDTGIGIEPGDLERLFRPYEQVDSSLTAIGGGIGLGLSISRQLAELHGGTLKAESEPGRGSTFRLTLPLAPESGRTDAATYPVEIRWQTPLANADSEALPGPGQIAAAAEYGERMPRVLVVDDDPVNLRILQGMLPGNRYEVATAYSGHEALELIAGGEWDLVVADVMMPRMSGYELTRNIRRRFSMSELPVLLLTARSQPEDIAAGFQAGANDYVVKPADMLELQYRVRALTELKLTAGERLRMEAAWLQAQVQPHFLFNTLNSIAALSEIDTARMRSLLDVFGKYLQASFDFRNSERVVPLGRELELVRAYLYIERERFEERLRVRWEVPENLLSPLIPPLSVQTVVENAVRHGVLKRTEGGTVRIEARDNGDHVAIRVSDDGVGIEKRILTNMLEDRPGRAGGIGLLNTNRRLQQIYGRGLDIASVPGQGTTVTIRAGKP
- a CDS encoding aldo/keto reductase, encoding MKKNRLGASELIVGEIGLGCMSLGTEERKATALVHEALELGVNFLDTADLYDGGRNEELVGKAIRGRRDRVVLATKVGNRRIAGQDGWVWDPSRKHILSAVKESLRRLGTDYIDLYQLHGGTIDDPIDETIEAFEQLKREGVIREYGISSIRPNVIREYAARSSAVSVMNPYSIVDRRAEEAVLPLLEEKGIGVIARGPLASGALAANRQPVKGVPDYELPELIALRDGLEALTTPERSLTQLAIRYSLSHPAVAVAIPGASSREQLLQNVAAANAPELTEEEVRTVHRLSKANVYALHR